ATGTTCGCCAGAAGCAACCTTCGCACTATCGGACAAAATCCAAGTTTTGCCGTGGTAGGCCGCATGTTCATACAGAGCCACTTCCCCCGGTGCGAGTTCGCCCACCTGGCCTTCATTGTCCGCAAACTTGACCGCACGTACAAAAACGGCACGATTTTCTTTTTGTTGAGTCCAGCGAAAGGTATTGCCCCCAATAAGTTCTAACCATTCGTTCTTGGCTTGGTCGATCAACGAAAACTCACCGGGGAGACTATCTGAATCATCCACCAACAGACTAGCCGGAGCCTCCACCGCAGATAGAGTGAAAAGGGCATTTGCCTGATCGGAACCGGGAATTAACTGTAGCCGATCCTGTTGTAGATTGTAGTGAAATTTGAAAAGCCCGTTTGATCCCTGCTTGGACGTGGTGACCAGACGAGTCTTGCCCAGGCTTAAGAACCGACCATTCGGCGCTTTAATAATCCACTTTCCGGTAAAGGGTTCGCCAACGGTTGACCAAATCCGAATCGACTTTGGAAAGTTCCTGAGCCGTGAGTGACGGATATCAGGCAGGTCGGCATAGCACTTTTGAGCCGTGCCCTTAAAGTCGTTTTGCTGATAGAGAGTAACGCCAGTATTGTTACCAACCCGCAACTGCTTAAAGCTACTGGAAAAGTGGGAGAGATCGTCAACATTTTGGCTGAGAATCACGGCAGCATTGTCGCTGGCCACCAGTTCGATTTCCCCCTGCCGTAGGGACGGATTGACGGGGGGAATCAGGGCTTGGATCTCGGCATCGCTGAGGGCAGTATGGTAGATACGCAGGTCTTCGTATTGGGCGGCTGGGGTATGGCGTGTGTGATGACCGAGTTTAATCTCTACTTTACTGGTAATGTTGGCTACCCCTGTTTTTGATGTACCTGTTTTGACCAGGGAACCATCGAAGTATATTTTCAAAGTTTTTCCCTGGCGCACAAGGGCGACATGATGCCATTTCTTATCTACTAGGTTGGGTAACTGCTCAGTTTTTGCACACGCATAGTTTTTACCTTTACTATTTTCATCGACTTCAAAGGTGAGATTTTTTCCCTGGTGCTGAAGGCATAATGAAAACCAGTTACCGTGACCGCCGACATTGCGATTGCCGATAATATCGGTATCATTCTGTTTAAAGACATTCAAAATCTTGATGCCAAAGGCTATGGTAAAATCTCTCGTGCCGAATCGCTCGGTCATACCATGAAGAGTCATCCGCGAATCGAGGGCACTGAGTTTAACGCCATGGCCAATGCGACCGTGGCCCTCAAAAGAAACTTTGTGGAAGCGACTTTCAACACCGCCGATAGTGTCTTTGGCAATGAACCCTTCTCGTTCATTAAACTGCCAGTGATAGTTGGGTTGAATTGCCATGGGATTTCACCTGTTACTGACTAGAGACACCTCCATTCTGATTGTTTTCTATGCCCAAATGTATGTTGCTGGTCACGGTGATAGGTAATCTAGGACACAGACAAAGAATTCCCTCACCATCATTGCTCAATGCTATTAAACTAAGTAAGATAAAGCAAAAATACGTGCAAAACAGGACATCGTTTTAAAGTTTTGTAATTGTAGGGAAATGGAGTTAAGTTGAAACATTGCCGAGAAGGGTTCATCAAAATTTTGCGTCTGAAACCCCGTCCTTAAAAAGTCTAAACTTTAAAAGTTTTAACCCTAGAATCAAACTTAAATTGTGAGATTTAGGAATCACTGTGGCTTCAGCCTGGTGAGAATGTCAATTTCGGCAAAGTACACTGGAGTGACTTCTTGAGCAATCGTCTGTAGAGCAGTCGTTGCTAAGGGCCCTTTTGCCCACAACTCGACTCGTCTTTGGTCGCCCTGATAGCTCAGATCCAAAATCAACACCTCTGGCGGAGAATAGGGCAACTTCTCCGCCCACTCAATGGCGACAATACCCAGAGGGACTTCTACACCTTCCCAATATAACTCTGGATTCAGGCTAGGCACTTGGGCGGGACTGAGGCGATAGAGATCGAAATGGTAGAGGGGTACTCTGCCATCAAGATATTCATTAATTAAGGTAAACGTGGGACTGTCAATGAGATCCTCAATACCCAGTCCCTTACCGAGTCCCTGAATTAACGTAGTTTTCCCCGTACCCAAATCCCCATTGAGAAGGACGACACTTCCGGGGGCTAAAATTTGACCGAGTTTGATCCCCAATTCTTCGGTGGCTTGAGCATCAGGCAGGTCAAGAGAAAGATGCATAGTTGAACGTTAATCTCCGCTAGGCAATAGGTAATAGGCACGAATGGCAATAGGGGAAACCCAGTTGCTATATTTAACGACGACGCTGTTGCAGTTGTCGATAAACTTCCTTCAAAGGGACACCATGATAGGCAAGGGCGACCAAGGTGTGATAAAACAAATCGGCTACTTCTGAGGCAATGGACTCTGGATTATCATCCTTACAGGCCATCACCACTTCTGCTGTTTCCTCACCCACTTTCTTGAGGATTTTATTGTCTCCATCGGCCAATAATTTACAAGTATAGGATTCTGGGGTAGGACGATCGCGGCGATCGCAAATTACCTCATACACTTGAGAGAGCATATCCGCAGGGGGAGCAGTAATAGTTCCTTCCACCTGATGAAAACAACTGCGCTCTCCGGTATGACAAGCAATATCACCAATTTGCTCGACTCCAATTAACAAAGCATCGCTATCACAATCATAACGAAGCGATCGCACCTTCTGGAGATGACCCGATGTTTCCCCCTTATGCCACAACTGGGAACGGGAACGACTCCAAAACCAAGTTTCTCCCGTCTCCAAGGTTTTGTGTAGCGATTCTTGATTCATCCAAGCCATCATCAGCACCGTACCATCAAGATCGTCTTGAACAATGGCAGGAACCAAACCTTGATCATTATATTTAATGCGATCA
The Roseofilum reptotaenium CS-1145 DNA segment above includes these coding regions:
- the tsaE gene encoding tRNA (adenosine(37)-N6)-threonylcarbamoyltransferase complex ATPase subunit type 1 TsaE; the encoded protein is MHLSLDLPDAQATEELGIKLGQILAPGSVVLLNGDLGTGKTTLIQGLGKGLGIEDLIDSPTFTLINEYLDGRVPLYHFDLYRLSPAQVPSLNPELYWEGVEVPLGIVAIEWAEKLPYSPPEVLILDLSYQGDQRRVELWAKGPLATTALQTIAQEVTPVYFAEIDILTRLKPQ
- the hisIE gene encoding bifunctional phosphoribosyl-AMP cyclohydrolase/phosphoribosyl-ATP diphosphatase HisIE; translation: MSVESFPSQAIPIDRIKYNDQGLVPAIVQDDLDGTVLMMAWMNQESLHKTLETGETWFWSRSRSQLWHKGETSGHLQKVRSLRYDCDSDALLIGVEQIGDIACHTGERSCFHQVEGTITAPPADMLSQVYEVICDRRDRPTPESYTCKLLADGDNKILKKVGEETAEVVMACKDDNPESIASEVADLFYHTLVALAYHGVPLKEVYRQLQQRRR